The Xiphophorus maculatus strain JP 163 A chromosome 21, X_maculatus-5.0-male, whole genome shotgun sequence genome window below encodes:
- the rnf6 gene encoding E3 ubiquitin-protein ligase RNF6: MDPPGGGSERRRQAERLRREEAYYNFINELSEEEYRLMRDGNLLGTPGEVTAEELRQRLDGAKERVSSQPHAEQRSQTADSGEQQSSSSAGEERGAGGRGGAGATEAGADSSNGDSLLEWLNTFRRTGNATRSGQSGNQTWRAVSRTNPNSGEFRFSLEININHDQPEPGEHIDTVNSVDAPELPVTPLNTSARTASPLSSSRPSATPRPAPYPSPRPAIRRIETRRTRSSTTALSVSSATLPPAEIVPATNQRRASTLHSSAPSPNVPSPPDDQSAPSQHHVLNVEAEHGRNEMPPTLDCPRVSPQGDSQPQAAGHESRSSRTRSRGRARRAAAAGGGVSSRASRRSRSPLNRTPSVSTLPPAGSSPNGSTIQTGEPSGVTTSVSMETGGIVSEPDAVLESAVETVERASELPAAGAGSSAVRRHPTIMLDLQVRRIRPGENRDRDSIASRTRSRARVAENTVTFESDSGGFRRTISRSERAGIRTYVSTIRIPLRRISETGLGEPNSTALRSILRQIMTGFGELSSLMETEASSESVAPSHADVGATNSSSGRLHLNENEPGQVGTNEVVQGLEGQVRSEDEQIGQARFGGGVVSSIDGRANSRDTNNLVENGTLPILRLAHFFLLNDDEDDEHPRGLTKEQIDNLSTRTYGQASLEGEMGRACSVCINEYTQGNKLRRLPCSHEFHVHCIDRWLSENNTCPICRQPILAGHHD, translated from the exons ATGGACCCTCCTGGTGGGGGAAGTGAACGGCGGAGGCAGGCTGAGCGTCTTCGACGGGAGGAGGCATACTACAACTTTATTAATGAACTGAGTGAAGAAGAGTACCGCCTGATGAGAGATGGCAATCTGCTGGGCACTCCTG GGGAGGTgactgcagaggaactccgtcaGCGCCTGGACGGAGCCAAAGAGCGGGTGTCGTCTCAGCCCCATGCTGAGCAGCGATCGCAGACTGCTGATTCTGGAGAACAGCAGAGCAGTAGCAGCgcaggagaggagagaggggctggaggaagaggaggggccG GGGCTACAGAAGCTGGAGCCGATTCTTCTAATGGTGATTCGTTACTGGAGTGGTTGAACACGTTCAGGCGCACCGGTAACGCGACTCGAAGCGGCCAGAGTGGTAACCAGACGTGGAGGGCTGTCAGCCGGACCAATCCCAACAGCGGGGAGTTTCGTTTCAGTCTCGAGATCAACATCAACCACGATCAGCCCGAGCCGGGAGAGCATATTGACACTGTGAACTCTGTGGATGCCCCAGAACTCCCGGTGACTCCTCTCAACACCTCCGCCCGCACCGCTTCCCCCCTCTCCAGCTCTCGGCCTTCAGCCACTCCGAGGCCTGCGCCTTACCCCTCCCCACGCCCGGCCATAAGAAGGATCGAGACCCGGCGTACACGCAGCAGTACCACCGCTCTATCCGTGAGCTCCGCCACGCTTCCTCCTGCAGAGATAGTCCCAGCCACCAACCAGAGGCGGGCTTCTACTTTGCATTCATCAGCACCTTCTCCTAATGTCCCCAGTCCTCCCGATGATCAAAGTGCACCATCGCAGCATCATGTCCTGAATGTAGAGGCAGAGCACGGGCGTAATGAAATGCCTCCTACTCTAGACTGTCCTCGGGTGTCGCCACAGGGCGACTCTCAACCCCAAGCTGCGGGACACGAATCACGCAGCAGCAGGACTCGATCTCGTGGCCGAGCGCGCagggctgcagcagcagggggCGGAGTTTCTTCTCGCGCATCGAGGAGAAGTCGATCCCCTTTGAACAGAACGCCTAGTGTAAGCACCCTCCCACCAGCTGGAAGCAGTCCAAACGGGTCTACGATCCAAACTGGTGAGCCGAGCGGTGTCACGACCTCTGTATCCATGGAGACCGGGGGAATTGTGTCCGAACCCGACGCTGTGCTGGAGTCCGCCGTGGAAACAGTAGAGCGTGCAAGCGAGTTGCCCGCAGCAGGCGCAGGAAGCTCGGCGGTCAGACGCCATCCAACAATCATGCTGGACTTGCAGGTGAGAAGGATCCGGCCTGGCGAGAACAGGGACCGGGACAGCATCGCCAGCAGAACTCGATCCCGCGCGCGGGTCGCTGAGAACACGGTCACGTTCGAAAGTGACAGCGGTGGGTTCCGACGCACCATCTCCCGCTCGGAGCGAGCCGGGATCCGCACCTACGTCAGCACCATCCGGATTCCGTTGAGGCGCATCAGCGAGACGGGCCTCGGAGAACCCAACTCTACCGCCCTGCGGTCCATCTTGCGTCAGATTATGACTGGATTTGGGGAGCTTAGCTCGCTCATGGAGACGGAGGCGAGTTCGGAAAGCGTTGCGCCCAGCCACGCTGACGTTGGCGCTACTAATAGCAGTAGCGGTCgtttacatttaaatgagaaTGAGCCTGGCCAGGTTGGGACCAATGAGGTCGTTCAAGGGTTGGAGGGCCAGGTGAGGAGCGAGGATGAGCAGATTGGGCAGGCCAGATTTGGAGGTGGAGTAGTTAGCTCCATAGATGGACGGGCAAACAGCCGAGACACCAACAACTTGGTTGAAAACGGCACCCTACCCATCCTAAGGTTGGCACACTTCTTTTTACTCAACGACGACGAAGACGACGAACATCCCCGAGGCCTGACCAAAGAGCAGATCGACAATCTATCCACGCGTACGTACGGTCAGGCCAGCCTTGAAGGTGAGATGGGTCGCGCCTGCAGCGTGTGCATCAACGAATACACTCAAGGCAACAAGCTGAGGCGCTTGCCCTGCTCCCATGAGTTCCACGTCCACTGCATCGACCGCTGGCTCTCCGAAAACAACACCTGCCCCATCTGCAGGCAGCCAATCCTCGCAGGGCATCACGACTGA